From a region of the Rhinopithecus roxellana isolate Shanxi Qingling chromosome 8, ASM756505v1, whole genome shotgun sequence genome:
- the SIRT6 gene encoding NAD-dependent protein deacetylase sirtuin-6 isoform X4, protein MSVNYAAGLSPYADKGKCGLPEIFDPPEELERKVWELARLVWQSSNVVFHTGAGISTASGIPDFRGPHGVWTMEERGLAPKFDTTFENARPTQTHMALVQLERVGLLRFLVSQNVDGLHVRSGFPRDKLAELHGNMFVEECAKCKTQYVRDTVVGTMGLKATGRLCTVAKARGLRACRGELRDTILDWEDSLPDRDLALADEASRSDPVGTCRWLPSAGGAAWSSSTCSPPSTTAMLTSASTATSTRS, encoded by the exons ATGTCGGTGAATTATGCGGCGGGGCTGTCGCCGTACGCGGACAAGGGCAAGTGCGGCCTCCCCGAG ATCTTCGACCCCCCGGAGGAGCTGGAGCGGAAGGTGTGGGAGCTGGCGAGGCTGGTCTGGCAGTCTTCCAACGTGGTGTTCCACACGGGTGCTGGCATCAGCACTGCCTCTGGCATTCCCGACTTCAG GGGTCCCCACGGAGTCTGGACCATGGAGGAGCGAGGCCTGGCCCCCAAGTTCGACACCACCTTTGAGAACGCACGGCCCACGCAGACCCACATGGCGCTGGTGCAGCTGGAACGCGTGGGCCTCCTCCGCTTCCTGGTCAGCCAGAACGTGGACGGGCTCCATGTGCGCTCAGGCTTCCCCAG GGACAAATTGGCAGAGCTTCATGGGAACATGTTCGTGGAAGAATGTGCCAAGTGTAAGAC GCAATACGTCCGGGACACAGTCGTGGGCACCATGGGCCTGAAGGCCACGGGCCGGCTCTGCACCGTGGCTAAGGCAAGGGGGCTGCGGGCCTGCAG GGGGGAGCTGAGGGACACCATCCTAGACTGGGAGGACTCCCTGCCCGACCGGGACCTGGCACTTGCCGATGAGGCCAGCAG ATCCGACCCAGTGGGAACCTGCCGCTGGCTACCAAGCGCCGGGGGGGCCGCCTGGTCATCGTCAACCTGCAGCCCACCAAGCAC GACCGCCATGCTGACCTCCGCATCCACGGCTACGTCGACGAGGTCATGA
- the SIRT6 gene encoding NAD-dependent protein deacetylase sirtuin-6 isoform X2: MGERMDVVPGGGDDRRKGREIFDPPEELERKVWELARLVWQSSNVVFHTGAGISTASGIPDFRGPHGVWTMEERGLAPKFDTTFENARPTQTHMALVQLERVGLLRFLVSQNVDGLHVRSGFPRDKLAELHGNMFVEECAKCKTQYVRDTVVGTMGLKATGRLCTVAKARGLRACRGELRDTILDWEDSLPDRDLALADEASRNADLSITLGTSLQIRPSGNLPLATKRRGGRLVIVNLQPTKHDRHADLRIHGYVDEVMTQLMKHLGLEIPTWDGPRVLERALPPLPRPPTPKLEPKEESPTRINGSIPAGPRQEPCAQHNGSEPASPKRERPTSPAPNRPPKRVKAEAVPS, encoded by the exons ATGGGGGAGAGAATGGATGTAGTTCCAGGAGGAGGGGACGACAGGCGCAAAGGCAGGGAG ATCTTCGACCCCCCGGAGGAGCTGGAGCGGAAGGTGTGGGAGCTGGCGAGGCTGGTCTGGCAGTCTTCCAACGTGGTGTTCCACACGGGTGCTGGCATCAGCACTGCCTCTGGCATTCCCGACTTCAG GGGTCCCCACGGAGTCTGGACCATGGAGGAGCGAGGCCTGGCCCCCAAGTTCGACACCACCTTTGAGAACGCACGGCCCACGCAGACCCACATGGCGCTGGTGCAGCTGGAACGCGTGGGCCTCCTCCGCTTCCTGGTCAGCCAGAACGTGGACGGGCTCCATGTGCGCTCAGGCTTCCCCAG GGACAAATTGGCAGAGCTTCATGGGAACATGTTCGTGGAAGAATGTGCCAAGTGTAAGAC GCAATACGTCCGGGACACAGTCGTGGGCACCATGGGCCTGAAGGCCACGGGCCGGCTCTGCACCGTGGCTAAGGCAAGGGGGCTGCGGGCCTGCAG GGGGGAGCTGAGGGACACCATCCTAGACTGGGAGGACTCCCTGCCCGACCGGGACCTGGCACTTGCCGATGAGGCCAGCAG GAACGCCGACCTGTCCATCACGCTGGGAACATCACTGCAGATCCGACCCAGTGGGAACCTGCCGCTGGCTACCAAGCGCCGGGGGGGCCGCCTGGTCATCGTCAACCTGCAGCCCACCAAGCAC GACCGCCATGCTGACCTCCGCATCCACGGCTACGTCGACGAGGTCATGACCCAGCTCATGAAGCACCTGGGGCTGGAGATCCCCACCTGGGACGGCCCCCGCGTGCTGGAGAGGGCGCTGCCGCCCCTGCCCCGCCCGCCTACCCCCAAGCTGGAGCCCAAGGAGGAATCACCCACCCGGATCAACGGCTCTATCCCTGCCGGCCCCAGGCAGGAGCCCTGCGCCCAGCACAACGGCTCAGAGCCCGCCAGCCCCAAACGGGAGCGGCCCACCAGCCCTGCCCCCAACAGACCCCCCAAAAGGGTGAAGGCCGAGGCGGTCCCCAGCTGA
- the CREB3L3 gene encoding cyclic AMP-responsive element-binding protein 3-like protein 3 isoform X3, whose protein sequence is MDGPPAWSRDPPKHLQTELDGPMNMDLAAGKMACSACPMDPINSFELLDLLFDRQDGILRHVELGDDWGHVKDQQVQPNPDPDDFLSSILGSGDSLPSSPLWSPEGSDSGISEDLPSDPQDTPACNGPAASPAGCHPAQPGKGPCLSYNPGNSCPTTPPGPVVQVPEASVTIDLEMWSPGGRTYAEKQADPVHVSPRCNLTVKDLLLSGSSGDLQQHHLGVSHLLRPGAEHCQELVLTEDEKKLLAKEGITLPTQLPLTKDVSLRCSESGVTEESLASREAKPVPLGAAEETPGHCGAIHQQVSPDRHLCCGPVAVLCPHYPPVHQPLWPQQSREPRGLCACASVLQNFAQRCCLPRDL, encoded by the exons ATGGATGGGCCTCCAGCTTGGAGCAGAGACCCCCCAAAGCATCTGCAGACAGAGCTGGATGGACCCATGAATATGGATTTAGCTGCTGGAAAG ATGGCTTGTTCTGCCTGCCCCATGGACCCCATCAACAGCTTTGAGCTCCTGGATCTCCTGTTTGACCGGCAGGACGGCATCCTGAGACACGTGGAGCTGGGCGACGACTGGGGCCACGTCAAGGACCAG CAGGTCCAGCCAAACCCCGACCCTGACGACTTCCTCAGCTCCATCCTGGGCTCCGGAGACTCACTGCCCAGCTCCCCACTCTGGTCCCCCGAAGGCAGTGATAGTGGCATCTCTGAAGACCTCCCCTCCGACCCCCAGGACACCCCTGCATGCAACGGACCAGCCGCCTCCCCAGCCGGCTGCCATCCTGCCCAGCCTGGCAAGGGGCCCTGCCTCTCCTATAATCCTGGCAACTCTtgccccaccacacccccagGGCCAGTGGTCCAAGTGCCTGAAGCCTCTGTGACCATAGACCTGG AAATGTGGAGCCCAGGAGGAAGGACCTATGCTGAGAAACAGGCTGACCCGGTGCACGTGTCCCCACGATGCAATCTCACCGTGAAAGATCTCCTCCTTTCGGGCAGCAGCGGGGACCTG CAACAGCATCACCTGGGGGTCTCCCACCTCCTGAGACCTGGGGCTGAGCACTGTCAGGAGCTGGTGCTCACTGAGGATGAGAAGAAACTGCTGGCTAAAGAAGGCATCACGCTGCCCACTCAGCTGCCCCTCACTAAA GATGTCAGCTTGCGCTGCTCAGAATCAGGAGTTACAGAGGAAAGTCTTGCATCTCGAGAAGCAAAACCT GTCCCTCTTGGAGCAGCTGAAGAAACTCCAGGCCATTGTGGTGCAATCCACCAGCAAGTCAGCCCAGACAGGCACCTGTGTTGCG GTCCTGTTGCTGTCCTTTGCCCTCATTATCCTCCCGTCCATCAGCCCCTTTGGCCCCAACAAAGCCGAGAGCCCCGGGGACTTTGCGCCTGTGCGAG TGTTCTCCAGAACTTTGCACAACGATGCTGCCTCCCGCGTGACCTCTGA
- the CREB3L3 gene encoding cyclic AMP-responsive element-binding protein 3-like protein 3 isoform X2, whose product MDGPPAWSRDPPKHLQTELDGPMNMDLAAGKMACSACPMDPINSFELLDLLFDRQDGILRHVELGDDWGHVKDQVQPNPDPDDFLSSILGSGDSLPSSPLWSPEGSDSGISEDLPSDPQDTPACNGPAASPAGCHPAQPGKGPCLSYNPGNSCPTTPPGPVVQVPEASVTIDLEMWSPGGRTYAEKQADPVHVSPRCNLTVKDLLLSGSSGDLQQHHLGVSHLLRPGAEHCQELVLTEDEKKLLAKEGITLPTQLPLTKYEERVLKKIRRKIRNKQSAQESRKKKKEYIDGLETRMSACAAQNQELQRKVLHLEKQNLSLLEQLKKLQAIVVQSTSKSAQTGTCVAVLLLSFALIILPSISPFGPNKAESPGDFAPVRVFSRTLHNDAASRVTSDAVPGSEAPGPQPEADTTREGSPGSPGADWGIRDTANLTNWMEEVDNATLVLRNATEGLGQVALLDWVAPGPSTGSGRAGLEAAGDEL is encoded by the exons ATGGATGGGCCTCCAGCTTGGAGCAGAGACCCCCCAAAGCATCTGCAGACAGAGCTGGATGGACCCATGAATATGGATTTAGCTGCTGGAAAG ATGGCTTGTTCTGCCTGCCCCATGGACCCCATCAACAGCTTTGAGCTCCTGGATCTCCTGTTTGACCGGCAGGACGGCATCCTGAGACACGTGGAGCTGGGCGACGACTGGGGCCACGTCAAGGACCAG GTCCAGCCAAACCCCGACCCTGACGACTTCCTCAGCTCCATCCTGGGCTCCGGAGACTCACTGCCCAGCTCCCCACTCTGGTCCCCCGAAGGCAGTGATAGTGGCATCTCTGAAGACCTCCCCTCCGACCCCCAGGACACCCCTGCATGCAACGGACCAGCCGCCTCCCCAGCCGGCTGCCATCCTGCCCAGCCTGGCAAGGGGCCCTGCCTCTCCTATAATCCTGGCAACTCTtgccccaccacacccccagGGCCAGTGGTCCAAGTGCCTGAAGCCTCTGTGACCATAGACCTGG AAATGTGGAGCCCAGGAGGAAGGACCTATGCTGAGAAACAGGCTGACCCGGTGCACGTGTCCCCACGATGCAATCTCACCGTGAAAGATCTCCTCCTTTCGGGCAGCAGCGGGGACCTG CAACAGCATCACCTGGGGGTCTCCCACCTCCTGAGACCTGGGGCTGAGCACTGTCAGGAGCTGGTGCTCACTGAGGATGAGAAGAAACTGCTGGCTAAAGAAGGCATCACGCTGCCCACTCAGCTGCCCCTCACTAAA TACGAGGAGCGAGTGCTGAAAAAAATCCGCCGGAAAATCCGGAACAAGCAGTCGGCCCaagaaagcaggaagaagaaaaaggaatatatcGACGGCCTGGAGACTCG GATGTCAGCTTGCGCTGCTCAGAATCAGGAGTTACAGAGGAAAGTCTTGCATCTCGAGAAGCAAAACCT GTCCCTCTTGGAGCAGCTGAAGAAACTCCAGGCCATTGTGGTGCAATCCACCAGCAAGTCAGCCCAGACAGGCACCTGTGTTGCG GTCCTGTTGCTGTCCTTTGCCCTCATTATCCTCCCGTCCATCAGCCCCTTTGGCCCCAACAAAGCCGAGAGCCCCGGGGACTTTGCGCCTGTGCGAG TGTTCTCCAGAACTTTGCACAACGATGCTGCCTCCCGCGTGACCTCTGATGCTGTGCCGGGCTCCGAGGCCCCAGGACCCCAACCCGAGGCTGACACAACCCGAGAAGGGTCTCCAGGAAGCCCCGGGGCAGACTGGGGCATCCGGGACACTGCGAACCTGACCAATTGGATGGAGGAGGTGGACAACGCCACCCTGGTCCTGAGGAATGCAACAGAGGGGCTGGGCCAGGTCGCCCTGCTGGACTGGGTGGCGCCTGGGCCAAGCACTGGCTCAGGACGTGCAGGGCTGGAGGCGGCGGGAGACGAGCTGTGA
- the SIRT6 gene encoding NAD-dependent protein deacetylase sirtuin-6 isoform X3: MEERGLAPKFDTTFENARPTQTHMALVQLERVGLLRFLVSQNVDGLHVRSGFPRDKLAELHGNMFVEECAKCKTQYVRDTVVGTMGLKATGRLCTVAKARGLRACRGELRDTILDWEDSLPDRDLALADEASRNADLSITLGTSLQIRPSGNLPLATKRRGGRLVIVNLQPTKHDRHADLRIHGYVDEVMTQLMKHLGLEIPTWDGPRVLERALPPLPRPPTPKLEPKEESPTRINGSIPAGPRQEPCAQHNGSEPASPKRERPTSPAPNRPPKRVKAEAVPS; this comes from the exons ATGGAGGAGCGAGGCCTGGCCCCCAAGTTCGACACCACCTTTGAGAACGCACGGCCCACGCAGACCCACATGGCGCTGGTGCAGCTGGAACGCGTGGGCCTCCTCCGCTTCCTGGTCAGCCAGAACGTGGACGGGCTCCATGTGCGCTCAGGCTTCCCCAG GGACAAATTGGCAGAGCTTCATGGGAACATGTTCGTGGAAGAATGTGCCAAGTGTAAGAC GCAATACGTCCGGGACACAGTCGTGGGCACCATGGGCCTGAAGGCCACGGGCCGGCTCTGCACCGTGGCTAAGGCAAGGGGGCTGCGGGCCTGCAG GGGGGAGCTGAGGGACACCATCCTAGACTGGGAGGACTCCCTGCCCGACCGGGACCTGGCACTTGCCGATGAGGCCAGCAG GAACGCCGACCTGTCCATCACGCTGGGAACATCACTGCAGATCCGACCCAGTGGGAACCTGCCGCTGGCTACCAAGCGCCGGGGGGGCCGCCTGGTCATCGTCAACCTGCAGCCCACCAAGCAC GACCGCCATGCTGACCTCCGCATCCACGGCTACGTCGACGAGGTCATGACCCAGCTCATGAAGCACCTGGGGCTGGAGATCCCCACCTGGGACGGCCCCCGCGTGCTGGAGAGGGCGCTGCCGCCCCTGCCCCGCCCGCCTACCCCCAAGCTGGAGCCCAAGGAGGAATCACCCACCCGGATCAACGGCTCTATCCCTGCCGGCCCCAGGCAGGAGCCCTGCGCCCAGCACAACGGCTCAGAGCCCGCCAGCCCCAAACGGGAGCGGCCCACCAGCCCTGCCCCCAACAGACCCCCCAAAAGGGTGAAGGCCGAGGCGGTCCCCAGCTGA
- the CREB3L3 gene encoding cyclic AMP-responsive element-binding protein 3-like protein 3 isoform X1: MDGPPAWSRDPPKHLQTELDGPMNMDLAAGKMACSACPMDPINSFELLDLLFDRQDGILRHVELGDDWGHVKDQQVQPNPDPDDFLSSILGSGDSLPSSPLWSPEGSDSGISEDLPSDPQDTPACNGPAASPAGCHPAQPGKGPCLSYNPGNSCPTTPPGPVVQVPEASVTIDLEMWSPGGRTYAEKQADPVHVSPRCNLTVKDLLLSGSSGDLQQHHLGVSHLLRPGAEHCQELVLTEDEKKLLAKEGITLPTQLPLTKYEERVLKKIRRKIRNKQSAQESRKKKKEYIDGLETRMSACAAQNQELQRKVLHLEKQNLSLLEQLKKLQAIVVQSTSKSAQTGTCVAVLLLSFALIILPSISPFGPNKAESPGDFAPVRVFSRTLHNDAASRVTSDAVPGSEAPGPQPEADTTREGSPGSPGADWGIRDTANLTNWMEEVDNATLVLRNATEGLGQVALLDWVAPGPSTGSGRAGLEAAGDEL; this comes from the exons ATGGATGGGCCTCCAGCTTGGAGCAGAGACCCCCCAAAGCATCTGCAGACAGAGCTGGATGGACCCATGAATATGGATTTAGCTGCTGGAAAG ATGGCTTGTTCTGCCTGCCCCATGGACCCCATCAACAGCTTTGAGCTCCTGGATCTCCTGTTTGACCGGCAGGACGGCATCCTGAGACACGTGGAGCTGGGCGACGACTGGGGCCACGTCAAGGACCAG CAGGTCCAGCCAAACCCCGACCCTGACGACTTCCTCAGCTCCATCCTGGGCTCCGGAGACTCACTGCCCAGCTCCCCACTCTGGTCCCCCGAAGGCAGTGATAGTGGCATCTCTGAAGACCTCCCCTCCGACCCCCAGGACACCCCTGCATGCAACGGACCAGCCGCCTCCCCAGCCGGCTGCCATCCTGCCCAGCCTGGCAAGGGGCCCTGCCTCTCCTATAATCCTGGCAACTCTtgccccaccacacccccagGGCCAGTGGTCCAAGTGCCTGAAGCCTCTGTGACCATAGACCTGG AAATGTGGAGCCCAGGAGGAAGGACCTATGCTGAGAAACAGGCTGACCCGGTGCACGTGTCCCCACGATGCAATCTCACCGTGAAAGATCTCCTCCTTTCGGGCAGCAGCGGGGACCTG CAACAGCATCACCTGGGGGTCTCCCACCTCCTGAGACCTGGGGCTGAGCACTGTCAGGAGCTGGTGCTCACTGAGGATGAGAAGAAACTGCTGGCTAAAGAAGGCATCACGCTGCCCACTCAGCTGCCCCTCACTAAA TACGAGGAGCGAGTGCTGAAAAAAATCCGCCGGAAAATCCGGAACAAGCAGTCGGCCCaagaaagcaggaagaagaaaaaggaatatatcGACGGCCTGGAGACTCG GATGTCAGCTTGCGCTGCTCAGAATCAGGAGTTACAGAGGAAAGTCTTGCATCTCGAGAAGCAAAACCT GTCCCTCTTGGAGCAGCTGAAGAAACTCCAGGCCATTGTGGTGCAATCCACCAGCAAGTCAGCCCAGACAGGCACCTGTGTTGCG GTCCTGTTGCTGTCCTTTGCCCTCATTATCCTCCCGTCCATCAGCCCCTTTGGCCCCAACAAAGCCGAGAGCCCCGGGGACTTTGCGCCTGTGCGAG TGTTCTCCAGAACTTTGCACAACGATGCTGCCTCCCGCGTGACCTCTGATGCTGTGCCGGGCTCCGAGGCCCCAGGACCCCAACCCGAGGCTGACACAACCCGAGAAGGGTCTCCAGGAAGCCCCGGGGCAGACTGGGGCATCCGGGACACTGCGAACCTGACCAATTGGATGGAGGAGGTGGACAACGCCACCCTGGTCCTGAGGAATGCAACAGAGGGGCTGGGCCAGGTCGCCCTGCTGGACTGGGTGGCGCCTGGGCCAAGCACTGGCTCAGGACGTGCAGGGCTGGAGGCGGCGGGAGACGAGCTGTGA
- the SIRT6 gene encoding NAD-dependent protein deacetylase sirtuin-6 isoform X1 produces MSVNYAAGLSPYADKGKCGLPEIFDPPEELERKVWELARLVWQSSNVVFHTGAGISTASGIPDFRGPHGVWTMEERGLAPKFDTTFENARPTQTHMALVQLERVGLLRFLVSQNVDGLHVRSGFPRDKLAELHGNMFVEECAKCKTQYVRDTVVGTMGLKATGRLCTVAKARGLRACRGELRDTILDWEDSLPDRDLALADEASRNADLSITLGTSLQIRPSGNLPLATKRRGGRLVIVNLQPTKHDRHADLRIHGYVDEVMTQLMKHLGLEIPTWDGPRVLERALPPLPRPPTPKLEPKEESPTRINGSIPAGPRQEPCAQHNGSEPASPKRERPTSPAPNRPPKRVKAEAVPS; encoded by the exons ATGTCGGTGAATTATGCGGCGGGGCTGTCGCCGTACGCGGACAAGGGCAAGTGCGGCCTCCCCGAG ATCTTCGACCCCCCGGAGGAGCTGGAGCGGAAGGTGTGGGAGCTGGCGAGGCTGGTCTGGCAGTCTTCCAACGTGGTGTTCCACACGGGTGCTGGCATCAGCACTGCCTCTGGCATTCCCGACTTCAG GGGTCCCCACGGAGTCTGGACCATGGAGGAGCGAGGCCTGGCCCCCAAGTTCGACACCACCTTTGAGAACGCACGGCCCACGCAGACCCACATGGCGCTGGTGCAGCTGGAACGCGTGGGCCTCCTCCGCTTCCTGGTCAGCCAGAACGTGGACGGGCTCCATGTGCGCTCAGGCTTCCCCAG GGACAAATTGGCAGAGCTTCATGGGAACATGTTCGTGGAAGAATGTGCCAAGTGTAAGAC GCAATACGTCCGGGACACAGTCGTGGGCACCATGGGCCTGAAGGCCACGGGCCGGCTCTGCACCGTGGCTAAGGCAAGGGGGCTGCGGGCCTGCAG GGGGGAGCTGAGGGACACCATCCTAGACTGGGAGGACTCCCTGCCCGACCGGGACCTGGCACTTGCCGATGAGGCCAGCAG GAACGCCGACCTGTCCATCACGCTGGGAACATCACTGCAGATCCGACCCAGTGGGAACCTGCCGCTGGCTACCAAGCGCCGGGGGGGCCGCCTGGTCATCGTCAACCTGCAGCCCACCAAGCAC GACCGCCATGCTGACCTCCGCATCCACGGCTACGTCGACGAGGTCATGACCCAGCTCATGAAGCACCTGGGGCTGGAGATCCCCACCTGGGACGGCCCCCGCGTGCTGGAGAGGGCGCTGCCGCCCCTGCCCCGCCCGCCTACCCCCAAGCTGGAGCCCAAGGAGGAATCACCCACCCGGATCAACGGCTCTATCCCTGCCGGCCCCAGGCAGGAGCCCTGCGCCCAGCACAACGGCTCAGAGCCCGCCAGCCCCAAACGGGAGCGGCCCACCAGCCCTGCCCCCAACAGACCCCCCAAAAGGGTGAAGGCCGAGGCGGTCCCCAGCTGA